The following proteins are encoded in a genomic region of bacterium:
- a CDS encoding sodium:proton antiporter yields MTIYTILIILSGLVIFSYLFDLFAKQTKFPSVVLLLLLGIAGQTIVDYFGIKTFDFSVILPTVGTIGLILIVFEGTLELKYNSTKNKLIKATFYSAFFILIMTVFTIAIIIMLITGSPFYICIVNSIPLSIISSAIAIPSAANIEPQKKEFVVYESSFSDILGIIIFDFILYNNIFNSNAFIKLGIDILTIIVISALFCLILLFLIGRIVHPVKFFLIISILILSFAVGKQLHLSSLIIILAFGLFLNNAGQINFPFFKDHFLYSNYSNDLYQLSQFSAESAFLVRTFFFSLFGFTINIKELKELAVLIYGCLILFAIYTIRFIYLKFITKTDIIPELFIAPRGLISILLYFSIPDNFKIPVVNQGLLVLIVLITSLIMAGGIIRAKKDIIHEA; encoded by the coding sequence ATGACAATTTATACAATTCTTATAATTTTAAGCGGGCTTGTAATATTTTCTTATTTGTTTGATTTGTTTGCAAAACAAACGAAATTTCCATCAGTAGTACTTCTGCTTCTATTAGGTATTGCAGGACAGACAATAGTTGATTATTTTGGAATTAAAACTTTTGACTTTTCAGTAATCCTTCCAACAGTAGGAACGATAGGTTTAATATTAATCGTTTTTGAAGGAACGTTAGAGTTAAAGTATAATTCAACAAAAAATAAATTAATCAAAGCAACTTTTTACTCAGCATTTTTTATATTAATAATGACAGTTTTTACAATTGCTATAATTATTATGCTGATTACAGGGTCGCCATTTTATATATGCATTGTAAACTCAATTCCATTAAGTATTATTAGTTCAGCTATTGCCATACCGTCAGCTGCAAATATCGAACCGCAAAAAAAAGAGTTTGTAGTATACGAATCATCTTTCTCGGATATACTCGGTATAATTATTTTTGATTTTATCTTGTATAACAACATATTTAATTCTAATGCATTTATAAAGTTGGGGATTGATATTTTAACCATTATAGTTATATCTGCATTATTTTGCCTTATCTTGCTTTTTCTCATTGGGCGAATTGTTCATCCTGTTAAATTCTTTTTGATTATTTCAATTCTCATACTATCTTTTGCGGTAGGAAAACAGTTGCATTTATCTTCCCTGATTATTATACTTGCATTTGGACTATTTCTTAATAACGCTGGCCAGATAAATTTTCCTTTTTTTAAGGACCATTTTCTCTATTCCAATTATTCAAATGATTTATATCAGTTATCTCAATTTTCCGCTGAAAGTGCCTTTCTTGTCAGAACGTTCTTTTTTAGTTTATTTGGTTTCACAATAAATATTAAGGAACTTAAAGAATTAGCTGTTTTAATATATGGTTGTTTAATACTTTTTGCTATATATACAATCCGTTTTATATATTTAAAATTTATAACCAAAACTGATATTATACCTGAACTATTCATTGCTCCCCGGGGACTTATAAGTATATTGTTGTATTTTAGTATACCTGATAATTTTAAAATTCCGGTAGTTAATCAGGGACTTTTAGTTTTAATTGTTCTTATCACAAGTCTAATAATGGCAGGTGGAATTATACGGGCAAAAAAGGACATAATACACGAAGCATGA
- a CDS encoding GGDEF domain-containing protein, whose product MLKLSKIKQIILFIILLVISIAVFLFDIYLTNDEIRLLLPYIIIIYFSVWYLGSKTGIFFSLLAILFWSIAYINSIGDHNINNIFNVIIKIFFIGIQYFIINNSRRIFLDNEKLAQTDSLTGIMNRRAFYNMLTYEIEKAKRENSILSLVFIDLDNFKNINDTFGHKTGDDLLKIFCSEVKNMIRTTDAFGRMGGDEFAILLPKNNGSETSLFVKRIQDRIIPIFMDNHWDVTLSIGVITTDKPVDVDDLIHQADTLMYKVKNKGKNNIEYKNL is encoded by the coding sequence ATGTTGAAGCTTAGCAAAATAAAACAAATTATATTATTTATTATACTTTTGGTAATATCAATCGCAGTATTTTTATTTGATATATACTTAACTAACGATGAAATTCGATTGCTTTTGCCTTATATTATAATAATTTATTTTAGTGTTTGGTATCTTGGCTCTAAAACAGGTATTTTCTTTTCATTGTTAGCAATTTTGTTTTGGTCTATTGCATACATAAATAGCATTGGGGATCATAATATAAATAATATTTTCAACGTTATTATTAAAATATTTTTTATTGGTATTCAGTATTTTATAATAAATAATTCCAGAAGAATTTTTCTGGATAATGAAAAACTTGCGCAAACGGATTCTTTAACAGGCATTATGAATCGCAGGGCGTTTTATAATATGTTAACTTATGAAATTGAAAAAGCCAAACGCGAAAATAGTATTTTATCACTTGTATTTATAGACCTGGATAATTTTAAAAATATTAATGACACTTTTGGCCACAAAACCGGTGATGATCTATTGAAAATATTTTGCAGTGAAGTAAAAAATATGATAAGAACTACTGACGCATTTGGAAGGATGGGCGGTGACGAATTTGCGATTTTATTACCGAAAAATAATGGATCAGAGACTTCATTATTTGTAAAAAGGATACAGGATAGAATTATACCAATATTTATGGATAACCATTGGGATGTTACACTAAGCATCGGTGTTATTACAACTGATAAGCCGGTAGATGTAGATGATTTAATACATCAAGCCGATACACTTATGTATAAGGTTAAAAATAAAGGAAAAAATAATATAGAATACAAGAATTTATAA
- a CDS encoding TetR/AcrR family transcriptional regulator — protein sequence MEANRYTSKQHEIAECARRIIVTQGIERLTIREIAKELKLTDGALYRHFKSKKEIINLLIEDIENTLLNIIETAAKKVNNPQVKLINIFLYHLSYAEQRRGVSFIVINETFNLHNKTLQKKMFKIVDKYLKKIEEILIDGVLSGKFRKDIDTVSASIVFFGMVQSLVTIWALNGYKYSLRGKHIKNCFDIYIKGIIA from the coding sequence ATGGAAGCAAATAGATATACATCAAAACAGCACGAAATAGCGGAATGCGCGCGGCGGATTATTGTAACACAGGGTATTGAACGGCTCACTATCCGTGAAATAGCGAAAGAACTTAAGTTGACAGACGGGGCTTTATACAGGCATTTTAAAAGCAAAAAAGAAATAATTAATTTATTAATAGAGGATATTGAAAATACACTGTTAAATATAATCGAAACTGCGGCTAAAAAAGTGAATAATCCTCAGGTTAAATTAATAAATATTTTTTTGTATCACCTTTCTTACGCAGAGCAAAGAAGGGGTGTGTCTTTTATTGTCATAAACGAGACTTTTAATTTACATAATAAAACCCTACAAAAAAAAATGTTCAAAATTGTTGATAAATATTTAAAAAAAATAGAAGAGATTCTCATTGATGGAGTTTTGTCAGGAAAGTTCAGAAAAGATATAGATACCGTCTCTGCAAGCATAGTTTTTTTTGGTATGGTGCAGTCTCTTGTTACAATATGGGCTTTAAACGGTTATAAATATTCGCTGAGGGGAAAACATATTAAAAATTGTTTTGATATATATATAAAAGGAATAATTGCATAA